A genome region from Maridesulfovibrio salexigens DSM 2638 includes the following:
- a CDS encoding ABC transporter ATP-binding protein: MNQKREQVIEINRLSKEYTTGTGNTVLAVDGVSLQIPRNSFTCIVGPSGCGKSTILRIAAGLEKSSSGTVHYNGTSVSKPCAEIGLVFQEYSLFPWLSVLDNVAAGPEFAGVDKDKRYEDAQRYIRMVNMIDFKDAYPHELSGGMRQRVAIARALANEPDVLLMDEPFGALDAHTRILLQKELLKVWEMTRKTIVLVTHSVDEAVYLADRIVIMSSRPGRIRKMLEVDMERPRSRAMPEFGELTDYILKELEH, from the coding sequence ATGAATCAAAAAAGAGAACAAGTCATAGAGATTAACAGACTGAGCAAAGAATACACCACCGGAACAGGAAATACAGTTCTGGCTGTAGACGGTGTCAGCCTGCAAATTCCCCGCAATTCCTTTACCTGCATAGTCGGGCCTTCCGGCTGTGGTAAATCAACCATTTTGCGCATAGCTGCGGGGCTGGAAAAAAGTTCTTCCGGCACTGTCCATTACAATGGAACTTCGGTCAGCAAGCCTTGTGCGGAAATCGGTCTTGTCTTTCAGGAATACTCGCTATTCCCGTGGCTGAGTGTGCTCGATAATGTTGCTGCGGGACCGGAATTTGCCGGAGTTGATAAGGATAAGCGGTACGAAGATGCCCAGCGGTACATCCGTATGGTCAACATGATAGATTTCAAAGATGCCTACCCCCATGAGCTCTCAGGCGGCATGCGTCAAAGGGTTGCCATTGCCCGTGCCCTTGCCAATGAACCGGATGTCCTGCTCATGGATGAACCATTCGGAGCGCTGGATGCCCATACCCGTATCCTGCTGCAGAAAGAACTTCTTAAAGTCTGGGAAATGACCCGAAAAACAATTGTGCTGGTCACCCACTCTGTTGATGAAGCTGTATACTTGGCAGATCGTATAGTGATAATGTCCAGCCGTCCGGGACGGATACGTAAAATGCTTGAAGTGGACATGGAGCGCCCCCGCAGCAGAGCCATGCCTGAGTTCGGCGAATTGACTGATTATATTTTAAAAGAGCTGGAGCATTAA
- a CDS encoding YaiI/YqxD family protein has product MQIWVDADACPKAVKEILFKTAMRREVKLTLVANQYMNIPTSPFIDTIKVGAGFDVADNEIVKLCNAGDLVITADIPLADKIVEKGATGLNPRGELYTEDNIKGILSMRNLMEELRSAGTVSGGPAAFSPKDKQNFTNQLDKFLTRSLNRI; this is encoded by the coding sequence ATGCAAATCTGGGTCGACGCTGATGCCTGTCCTAAGGCAGTAAAAGAAATACTTTTCAAAACCGCCATGCGCCGGGAAGTAAAACTTACCCTTGTGGCCAACCAGTATATGAATATACCCACATCCCCTTTCATTGATACAATCAAGGTCGGTGCAGGATTCGATGTGGCTGATAATGAAATCGTTAAGCTGTGCAATGCCGGAGATCTGGTTATTACCGCAGACATCCCGCTGGCGGACAAAATTGTTGAGAAAGGAGCAACTGGTTTAAACCCACGCGGAGAGCTTTACACCGAAGACAACATCAAGGGCATACTGAGCATGCGCAATCTTATGGAAGAACTGCGCAGCGCGGGAACTGTTTCAGGCGGCCCAGCCGCTTTCAGCCCTAAGGATAAGCAGAATTTTACCAATCAGCTGGATAAATTTCTGACCCGCAGCTTGAACCGGATTTAA
- a CDS encoding phenylacetate--CoA ligase family protein has protein sequence MTDLHFSDQKTAEKYQLEKLNQILGTAVKAPFYKRLYQDIELPLKSLDELKQIPIIDKQTLCTEGETCKKSLYTRTTGGFYKFSTGGTSGRMSFARYGLDEFQEVCNGAAYGLKACGITPDDLVANCIRAGAFWNGFLISYRALEMIGCNILPITDNQPVERTLDYLEMMGPNTLFGISPTLVQIAQAATRRGLNLDIEKVAFASTPLTTEQESYLASVWPNASFHSAGYGAAEVGPIGFQCEHCTGTEHHILQPHCIVEQDDDGGIIATSLIRTLQPAIRMKVGDDIEWMDGKCPCGRTSPRFRLLQRSDEIIEFQYDSMSLDQIDSCLGNFRELTPIFQVRLDLNGKETDIIIRIEAADGDAVDDYQLSSNVYECLTSKIPAVGANRKKNSIRAFKILVVPSGGIQRVETTGKIRRVIDKRFM, from the coding sequence ATGACCGATCTCCATTTCTCAGACCAAAAGACTGCTGAAAAATATCAACTGGAAAAGCTGAACCAGATTCTGGGCACTGCCGTTAAGGCCCCTTTTTATAAAAGACTTTACCAAGATATCGAGCTGCCCCTGAAAAGTCTGGATGAGCTCAAACAGATTCCGATTATAGACAAGCAGACCCTTTGCACAGAAGGGGAAACCTGCAAGAAGTCACTATACACCCGCACCACCGGGGGATTCTATAAGTTTTCCACCGGGGGCACTTCCGGCAGGATGAGTTTTGCCCGCTACGGCCTAGATGAATTTCAGGAAGTCTGCAATGGCGCGGCCTATGGTCTTAAGGCATGCGGAATAACTCCTGACGATCTGGTAGCCAACTGCATCAGGGCCGGAGCCTTCTGGAACGGATTCCTGATCAGTTACCGCGCCCTTGAAATGATCGGTTGCAACATACTGCCCATCACCGACAATCAACCGGTAGAACGAACCCTTGATTATCTGGAAATGATGGGTCCGAATACCCTTTTCGGAATATCCCCCACACTGGTTCAGATTGCCCAAGCAGCCACACGCCGAGGTCTGAACCTCGACATCGAGAAAGTCGCCTTCGCCTCCACCCCCCTGACAACCGAACAGGAAAGCTACCTTGCCTCGGTTTGGCCTAATGCTTCTTTCCATTCTGCCGGATACGGAGCTGCCGAAGTAGGGCCTATCGGCTTTCAATGTGAACATTGTACCGGAACAGAACATCACATCCTGCAACCGCACTGCATAGTGGAACAGGATGATGACGGAGGTATCATCGCCACCTCTCTGATCAGAACCCTTCAACCTGCTATACGCATGAAGGTTGGCGACGATATCGAATGGATGGACGGAAAATGTCCCTGCGGCAGGACCAGTCCGCGCTTCAGGTTGCTGCAACGCTCTGATGAAATAATCGAATTTCAATACGATTCCATGTCGCTGGATCAGATTGATTCCTGTCTGGGTAATTTCAGGGAACTGACTCCGATCTTCCAAGTCCGGCTGGATTTGAATGGAAAGGAAACAGACATCATTATTCGTATCGAAGCTGCTGACGGAGATGCTGTGGATGACTACCAGCTGAGCTCCAATGTCTATGAATGCCTTACAAGCAAGATCCCAGCAGTGGGCGCCAACCGTAAGAAAAACAGCATCAGGGCCTTCAAGATTCTGGTTGTACCCTCCGGCGGCATACAGAGGGTGGAAACCACGGGTAAGATCAGAAGGGTTATTGATAAGCGGTTTATGTAA
- a CDS encoding protein-tyrosine phosphatase family protein, whose translation MSEENSSQAYNPCWVTDQLAVGCAPMSHAQLDSLKAQGVDGIINLCGEFCDLHEIEQGAGFDVYYLPLEDEEAPELVELEKALEWLDESIYLGKKVLIHCRHGIGRTGTVLNAYLLRRGLGHKLAGRKMKALRSKPANFSQWWTIRKYGRKSGKLTARTPCVEFKRKVDLSPFFNDYLELAGKVEQRAARLQSLQQCGLDHDRCCRTPLRMTLAEALHLSHCVNLELTHEDRLAVIEKAVATARAERLAMREISSDNEAGFCLSGVDSICPLLEEGKCRLFDYRPLQCRAFGLDTSENGRLWREELMPGLDRISKEIWLACTGTMHDGKLPLFALPDVVSGKFIELLFKLMMAQGLDEDELK comes from the coding sequence ATGTCTGAAGAGAATAGCAGTCAGGCCTATAATCCCTGTTGGGTGACCGATCAGCTTGCAGTCGGCTGTGCTCCTATGAGTCATGCCCAGTTGGATTCCCTCAAAGCACAGGGAGTTGATGGGATCATCAATCTTTGTGGTGAATTTTGCGACCTGCATGAGATTGAACAGGGGGCGGGATTTGATGTCTATTACCTGCCTCTTGAAGACGAAGAGGCCCCGGAGCTGGTGGAGTTGGAAAAGGCCCTTGAGTGGTTGGACGAGTCTATCTATCTGGGCAAGAAGGTTCTTATCCATTGCCGTCATGGTATCGGCAGGACCGGGACCGTGCTTAATGCCTACCTGTTGCGGCGCGGGCTGGGGCATAAACTGGCAGGACGTAAAATGAAGGCATTACGTTCCAAGCCTGCCAATTTTTCCCAGTGGTGGACCATCCGCAAGTATGGACGCAAAAGTGGAAAACTTACCGCGCGTACGCCCTGTGTTGAATTTAAGCGTAAAGTTGATCTGTCTCCTTTCTTTAATGACTACTTGGAATTGGCCGGTAAAGTTGAGCAACGGGCAGCAAGGCTTCAAAGCCTTCAGCAATGCGGCTTGGATCATGACCGTTGCTGCCGGACTCCGCTGAGGATGACTCTGGCTGAGGCCCTTCATTTGAGTCACTGTGTGAATTTGGAACTGACCCATGAGGATCGTTTGGCTGTTATTGAAAAAGCTGTCGCCACGGCTCGGGCTGAGCGGCTGGCTATGCGCGAAATATCCAGCGATAACGAAGCCGGATTTTGTCTTTCCGGTGTGGATTCCATCTGTCCATTACTGGAGGAAGGCAAGTGCCGTCTCTTTGATTATCGCCCCCTTCAATGCCGTGCCTTCGGGTTGGATACTTCTGAAAACGGGCGGTTGTGGCGCGAGGAGCTTATGCCCGGTCTGGATAGAATTTCCAAAGAAATCTGGCTAGCCTGTACCGGAACCATGCACGATGGAAAGCTGCCGCTTTTTGCCTTGCCGGATGTTGTTTCCGGCAAGTTCATAGAGCTGCTGTTTAAGTTGATGATGGCGCAGGGGCTGGATGAGGATGAATTGAAATAG
- a CDS encoding PEP/pyruvate-binding domain-containing protein, producing the protein MLPLKSLKYWAETLFAPRALQQRKYEAFKILLEYDSQALDLVADLEELFYGRNLSDRMQANCLQAQISQAVYGMVGELQEMHPHKFRDLPEEFQRIDLKARNAVALPFPDSGPPYTVPLAAAGECPDLSGGKGANLGRVHGLGHVEALPGFVVTANAFQAYLEHNDLREAVSKRLCQMEVGNVRLLSSLTLELQELFLAGEVPPKVTTEIKQGLATYLDGTGRLAVRSSALAEDSEISFAGQYASELDVHPDDVLEAYKRVLAGKYCPRAVSYRISNGLTDNDTAMAVLIVPMIDARSSGVVYSLDPDCLSRDSVGVYGVSGLGASLVDGSVVPVKGSLYRDKEPRLVSDCDFNRAALPDERMLIQLAKCALKLEEQFGCPQDMEWALDQEGQFHILQTRPLQQEAAGQVREFAPIAAMPLIEGLERAAGGAGCGEVYFARSGEEIARIPEGAIVVTPALKPSLLTFAAKMNGVLSAAGSRASHFGSVAREMGIPVLVGDVLDRFKPGQVVTVDGTSGAVYEGCIESVLTRSCNDSRVPQRILDLYKDMAPPLVHLNLVDPNAENFCPSGCESMHDLIRYCHEMAVQEMFSLVDKRGLGMGSSKRLLTSLPLVVYLIDLERGLDSGVENKKEVFPDEINSFPMQVFWKGLSDERVDWPEEMTHVDWEEFDRMSAGIFSKDSKLLASYGLLAEDYMHLLVRFGYHFSEIDSLCGPVAGHNYIKFRFKGGGAGLDNRILRLEFISKALEYYGFETEMRGDMLLAFSSRLDLKDTAKQLAVLGYLMAVTRLMDMRLENSGQVDAELVKFVFAAEGIDV; encoded by the coding sequence ATGCTTCCACTTAAAAGTTTGAAATATTGGGCTGAAACCTTGTTTGCCCCGAGAGCTTTGCAGCAACGTAAGTATGAAGCATTCAAAATTCTGCTGGAATACGACTCGCAAGCTCTCGATCTGGTTGCTGACCTTGAAGAACTGTTCTACGGCAGAAATCTTTCTGACCGGATGCAGGCTAATTGTCTGCAAGCCCAGATCTCTCAGGCCGTTTATGGAATGGTCGGGGAATTACAGGAGATGCATCCCCATAAATTTCGTGATCTGCCGGAAGAATTTCAGCGCATTGATCTAAAAGCGCGCAACGCAGTTGCCCTGCCTTTTCCTGATTCCGGGCCACCGTACACTGTCCCTCTTGCTGCTGCGGGTGAATGCCCTGATTTGTCTGGAGGAAAAGGAGCTAATTTAGGCCGGGTGCACGGATTGGGACATGTGGAGGCTCTTCCCGGTTTTGTGGTAACAGCGAATGCTTTTCAGGCTTATCTGGAGCATAATGATTTACGTGAAGCTGTGAGCAAGAGGCTGTGTCAGATGGAGGTAGGTAATGTGCGCTTGCTTTCATCTTTAACCCTTGAGCTTCAAGAGCTGTTCCTTGCGGGAGAAGTTCCTCCCAAAGTTACTACAGAGATAAAACAAGGTCTTGCTACCTATCTTGACGGTACCGGCAGACTCGCAGTGCGTTCCAGTGCTTTGGCCGAGGATAGTGAAATTTCATTTGCCGGACAGTATGCAAGCGAACTTGATGTGCATCCGGATGATGTTCTCGAAGCTTATAAACGGGTTTTGGCTGGCAAGTATTGTCCTCGAGCTGTTTCTTATCGTATTTCCAATGGCTTGACTGATAATGATACTGCCATGGCAGTTCTCATCGTGCCTATGATAGATGCCCGCAGTTCCGGGGTAGTTTATTCCTTGGACCCGGATTGCCTCAGCCGCGATAGTGTCGGGGTTTACGGAGTTTCGGGATTGGGTGCTTCCCTTGTTGATGGCAGCGTTGTTCCTGTTAAAGGTTCGCTGTATCGGGACAAGGAGCCTCGGCTGGTCAGTGACTGTGATTTTAATCGCGCTGCATTGCCTGATGAACGGATGCTTATTCAATTGGCTAAATGCGCTTTGAAGCTGGAAGAGCAGTTCGGTTGTCCGCAGGATATGGAGTGGGCTTTGGATCAGGAAGGTCAGTTTCATATTCTTCAGACACGCCCTTTGCAGCAGGAAGCGGCGGGGCAGGTCAGGGAATTTGCTCCCATTGCAGCAATGCCGCTCATTGAAGGTTTAGAGCGTGCCGCAGGCGGAGCGGGGTGCGGTGAAGTGTATTTTGCCCGCAGCGGTGAAGAGATAGCGCGAATCCCTGAAGGCGCTATCGTAGTCACCCCGGCCTTGAAACCTTCCTTGCTTACTTTTGCTGCAAAGATGAACGGTGTGCTCTCTGCTGCCGGGAGCAGGGCCAGCCATTTCGGGTCTGTGGCAAGGGAGATGGGTATTCCTGTGCTGGTGGGTGATGTGCTGGATCGTTTTAAGCCGGGACAGGTGGTTACTGTGGATGGAACATCCGGAGCTGTTTATGAAGGTTGCATAGAGAGTGTGTTGACCCGTAGCTGCAATGATTCGCGGGTTCCGCAACGTATTTTGGATTTATATAAGGATATGGCTCCGCCGTTGGTGCATCTTAATTTAGTCGACCCGAACGCAGAAAACTTCTGTCCTTCCGGCTGTGAATCCATGCATGATTTAATTCGGTATTGCCATGAAATGGCAGTGCAGGAAATGTTTTCTCTGGTGGATAAGCGTGGTTTGGGTATGGGAAGTTCAAAACGTCTGCTGACCTCCCTGCCTCTGGTGGTATACCTGATTGATCTGGAGCGGGGCCTAGATTCTGGCGTTGAAAACAAAAAGGAAGTTTTTCCTGATGAAATCAATAGTTTTCCCATGCAGGTATTCTGGAAGGGGCTTTCTGATGAGCGGGTGGACTGGCCCGAGGAAATGACCCATGTGGACTGGGAAGAATTCGATCGCATGTCCGCAGGAATTTTCAGCAAGGATTCCAAGCTGCTCGCCAGTTACGGGCTGCTGGCGGAAGATTATATGCATTTGCTGGTTCGTTTCGGCTACCATTTTTCTGAAATTGATTCTTTGTGCGGACCTGTTGCCGGTCATAATTATATAAAATTTCGTTTTAAGGGCGGCGGAGCCGGATTAGATAACCGGATTCTGCGGCTGGAGTTCATCAGCAAGGCTCTTGAATATTATGGATTTGAAACTGAAATGCGCGGGGATATGCTGCTGGCATTCAGTTCCCGTCTGGATTTAAAGGATACTGCGAAACAGCTTGCTGTTCTGGGATATCTCATGGCTGTGACCAGACTGATGGATATGAGGCTGGAAAATTCCGGTCAGGTGGATGCGGAGTTGGTTAAGTTTGTGTTCGCAGCGGAGGGAATTGATGTCTGA
- a CDS encoding hybrid sensor histidine kinase/response regulator: MNYLKKWWLTICFVSLTVLLTAIIIIPHSTTSRKALTELAHEIMLNISSYTLDKSESYLRPAENAAELTRFLADSNIVSSDNYQNMIRYFSEQLSLYHQLSGIYYGTTKGEFFMVTRSDNKVKNGLLSKTILFENGERKTTMTWTTAENKVLQSDLMPLDKYDPRKRPWFIEALMTNDVIWTEPYIFFTSQKPGISTASPVYDENGKLQGVVGVDITIAELSTFLNTLTIGQSGKAFIVDTNGNVVAFPDLEALKQTTQNNKIRLSKINELSDEICQKAYKSLSVHPDQIPQKPVFTTFEHHGARYNAVFTPFKNSHWPWIIGLYIPEDDYLGDIKKDYRLSVMTAALAILLSGLIGWVVARKLNAAKENAVAANHAKSQFLAVMSHEIRTPMNVILGTTDLLKDSHPRDDQKKYIKLLDDAGEGLLALINDILDMSKVEAGLLDLESIDFNPSKIMRQSCSVFEHSASQKGIELACRVDGKLPGLVQGDPVRVKQILLNLIGNAVKFTDTGGVYVQAGYKQLTNNNVELKFEIQDTGPGIPKDRQHAIFEHFTQADSSITREYQGTGLGLSISKKLCDMMNGKITVSSSPGSGSTFTFTITMKEVKDSHTKAEKFKNLPEDRTLPRKVLLIEDNKSNRLLFKHFISDSPHIMKCASNGEEGIEIYKEFQPDIIFMDIEMPVMDGYKATEEIRDWERIIGLSPVPIIALSAHAIKGTAEAAREAGCTSYMTKPITKLQFLERIERDSQLNNKNHY, translated from the coding sequence ATGAATTATTTAAAAAAGTGGTGGCTGACTATTTGCTTCGTTTCACTGACAGTCCTCCTGACAGCTATAATTATCATTCCCCACTCCACCACATCCCGTAAGGCTCTGACCGAACTGGCCCATGAGATTATGCTCAATATCTCTTCATATACGCTGGACAAATCGGAAAGCTACCTTCGCCCGGCAGAGAATGCAGCAGAACTGACACGGTTCCTTGCAGATAGTAATATTGTCAGCAGTGATAATTACCAAAATATGATTCGGTATTTCAGCGAGCAGCTTTCTCTATACCACCAGCTTTCGGGTATCTACTATGGAACAACCAAGGGTGAATTTTTCATGGTTACCCGCTCCGATAATAAAGTAAAAAATGGCTTACTCTCAAAAACCATTCTTTTTGAGAATGGTGAACGCAAAACAACAATGACCTGGACCACGGCTGAAAATAAGGTACTGCAAAGTGATCTGATGCCGCTGGATAAATATGATCCCCGTAAACGCCCATGGTTCATTGAAGCTCTGATGACCAATGATGTTATCTGGACCGAACCATATATTTTTTTCACCAGTCAGAAACCGGGAATAAGTACAGCCAGTCCGGTATACGATGAGAATGGCAAATTGCAGGGAGTCGTCGGTGTAGACATTACAATCGCTGAACTTTCCACATTTTTGAATACACTGACCATCGGACAGAGCGGGAAAGCCTTCATTGTAGATACAAATGGAAATGTAGTTGCATTTCCAGATCTTGAAGCTCTCAAACAGACGACACAAAACAACAAAATACGCTTAAGCAAAATCAATGAGTTATCCGATGAGATATGCCAGAAAGCCTATAAATCCCTAAGCGTACATCCAGACCAAATTCCGCAAAAACCAGTGTTCACAACATTTGAACACCACGGCGCACGCTATAATGCAGTTTTTACTCCCTTTAAAAATTCCCACTGGCCCTGGATTATCGGCCTATACATCCCTGAAGACGATTATCTGGGAGACATAAAAAAAGACTATAGATTAAGTGTCATGACAGCTGCCTTAGCTATTCTCCTTTCCGGACTGATAGGCTGGGTCGTAGCCCGCAAACTGAATGCGGCAAAAGAAAACGCAGTAGCGGCAAACCATGCCAAAAGCCAGTTTCTGGCTGTCATGAGTCATGAGATCAGAACTCCCATGAATGTAATTCTAGGCACAACTGATCTGCTCAAGGATTCCCACCCGCGCGATGACCAAAAAAAATATATCAAGTTGCTTGATGATGCAGGAGAAGGCCTACTGGCTTTAATAAACGACATACTCGATATGTCTAAAGTGGAAGCTGGTCTGCTTGATCTTGAAAGCATAGACTTCAACCCATCAAAAATAATGCGCCAGAGTTGCAGTGTTTTTGAACACTCAGCCTCCCAGAAGGGAATTGAGCTGGCCTGCCGTGTAGATGGTAAATTACCCGGTCTTGTCCAAGGTGATCCTGTAAGAGTGAAACAAATACTACTGAATCTGATCGGTAATGCGGTCAAATTTACTGATACCGGGGGCGTATATGTTCAAGCCGGATACAAACAGCTGACTAATAACAACGTTGAATTAAAATTTGAAATTCAGGACACAGGTCCCGGAATTCCCAAAGACAGACAACATGCCATTTTTGAGCACTTTACTCAGGCTGATAGTTCCATAACACGCGAATATCAGGGAACCGGGCTGGGGCTCTCCATCAGCAAAAAGTTATGTGATATGATGAATGGCAAAATTACGGTTTCAAGTTCACCCGGGAGTGGAAGCACGTTCACTTTCACTATAACTATGAAAGAAGTGAAAGACTCCCATACTAAGGCAGAAAAATTCAAGAATCTTCCCGAAGACCGCACGCTGCCCCGTAAGGTACTGCTTATTGAAGACAATAAAAGCAACCGTCTCCTTTTCAAACATTTTATTTCCGATTCGCCGCACATTATGAAATGTGCTTCGAACGGTGAAGAAGGGATTGAGATATACAAGGAATTCCAACCGGATATAATTTTCATGGACATCGAAATGCCGGTTATGGACGGTTATAAAGCCACAGAAGAAATTCGAGACTGGGAGAGAATAATCGGCCTTTCCCCCGTGCCGATAATAGCCCTATCCGCCCATGCAATTAAAGGTACAGCTGAAGCTGCCCGTGAAGCAGGCTGCACCAGCTATATGACGAAACCAATCACCAAGCTGCAATTCCTTGAACGTATTGAAAGGGACAGTCAACTAAATAACAAGAACCATTATTGA
- a CDS encoding desulfoferrodoxin family protein has translation MNSRRKFMAMSAAATAAILMPVTNAAAKKRGGYPSNIIYTQKDPGVWSKKAATHLPQVEVKNGKAIIRTLHPMTEKHYIVRHTLVDDKGNVVGAKTFANTDEKAVSRFELPADSKGKKFFATSFCNKHDFWVSPVTL, from the coding sequence ATGAATTCAAGAAGAAAATTCATGGCTATGTCGGCTGCAGCTACTGCGGCAATCCTGATGCCTGTAACCAATGCCGCTGCTAAGAAAAGGGGTGGGTATCCTTCCAACATTATTTATACCCAAAAAGACCCCGGTGTATGGAGCAAAAAAGCAGCGACCCATCTCCCGCAGGTCGAAGTCAAAAACGGCAAAGCAATTATACGTACACTGCATCCCATGACAGAAAAACATTATATCGTCCGCCACACATTAGTAGATGATAAAGGTAACGTTGTCGGAGCAAAGACCTTTGCAAATACTGATGAAAAGGCAGTATCCCGCTTCGAGCTGCCGGCAGATAGCAAAGGTAAAAAATTCTTTGCAACCAGTTTCTGTAACAAACATGATTTCTGGGTAAGCCCGGTAACTTTGTAA
- a CDS encoding MBL fold metallo-hydrolase, with protein MYFKQLTTEGLGCYSYVIGCPAAGEMVIVDPRRDVQEYLDISREEGMKITRVINTHVHADHVGGEQELKSIVGAELFIHENADVGYEHTSIKEGDSFIVGAAKLDFLYTPGHTPNAISILVTDTMRGNEPWMILTGDLLFVGDIGRPDLPGDEILDEQVANLYDSLYIKLGKLPDYLEVYPAHGQGSLCGKGMSAKPSSTLGYERRYNPMLQFKTFEDFKTKVLESFPSRPKSFTHIINTNFDGAPLLERCPLDRAMNPEKFKQMIEQGCTVIDVRDAAGFGGFHIPGSINIGLEKQLANWVGMAVEPDSDLLLVVNSKEDYDRMCKELHRIGYDRIFGYLHGGIAAWLMAGYPVENLAQKSTQQLHDAMAENKNFTLLDVRTPAEWSNGHIKGAIHKPFARVLEEGIDVDKDSPVIVMCGSGYRSNIVGSYLQGNGFTQVCSLAGGAIAWSRSGYELE; from the coding sequence ATGTATTTCAAACAGCTAACCACAGAAGGACTGGGTTGCTATTCATACGTAATCGGCTGCCCGGCCGCAGGAGAAATGGTAATTGTAGATCCGCGCAGGGATGTTCAGGAATATCTGGATATTTCGCGCGAGGAAGGCATGAAAATCACCCGGGTCATCAACACTCATGTCCATGCCGACCATGTTGGCGGCGAACAGGAACTTAAATCCATTGTCGGTGCTGAGCTTTTTATCCATGAGAATGCCGATGTAGGCTACGAGCACACCTCCATCAAAGAAGGAGATTCCTTCATTGTCGGGGCGGCAAAACTGGACTTCCTGTACACTCCCGGTCACACACCAAACGCAATTTCCATTCTGGTTACTGACACCATGCGTGGAAACGAACCTTGGATGATTCTTACCGGAGACCTGCTTTTTGTAGGTGACATCGGTCGTCCGGACCTGCCGGGAGATGAAATTCTCGATGAACAGGTGGCTAACCTCTATGACAGCCTGTACATAAAACTGGGCAAACTTCCGGATTATCTCGAAGTTTATCCGGCTCACGGACAGGGGTCCCTCTGCGGCAAGGGTATGAGTGCCAAACCTAGCAGTACCCTCGGCTATGAACGGCGCTACAACCCCATGCTACAGTTCAAAACATTCGAAGATTTCAAAACCAAGGTGCTGGAATCATTTCCCAGTCGCCCGAAATCTTTTACCCACATCATCAATACCAACTTTGACGGCGCTCCTTTACTGGAACGCTGCCCCCTTGACCGGGCAATGAACCCGGAAAAATTCAAGCAGATGATTGAACAGGGATGTACGGTAATTGATGTGCGCGATGCTGCTGGATTCGGTGGTTTCCATATTCCGGGAAGCATCAACATCGGACTGGAAAAACAACTCGCCAACTGGGTAGGCATGGCCGTGGAACCAGATTCCGACCTGCTGCTCGTGGTCAACTCCAAAGAAGATTATGACCGTATGTGCAAGGAACTGCACCGCATAGGTTATGATCGGATTTTCGGTTACCTGCACGGCGGAATCGCCGCTTGGCTCATGGCTGGATATCCGGTTGAAAATCTGGCTCAGAAATCAACACAGCAATTGCATGACGCAATGGCGGAAAATAAAAACTTCACCCTGCTGGACGTGCGCACTCCCGCAGAATGGAGTAATGGTCACATCAAAGGAGCAATCCATAAGCCCTTCGCGAGAGTACTTGAAGAAGGAATTGATGTGGACAAGGACAGCCCGGTTATCGTCATGTGCGGATCTGGATACCGTTCCAATATTGTCGGCAGTTATCTGCAAGGCAATGGATTCACACAGGTCTGCTCACTAGCAGGGGGAGCAATCGCATGGTCCCGCTCGGGATACGAGTTGGAATAA